The nucleotide sequence GGCCATGGAGGCCGGCTTCATCATCAACGCACCCGGGCCGGACGTGTTGCGACTGGCGCCGCCGCTGATCCTGACCACCGAGCAGGCCGACTCGTTCGTCCAGGCCCTGCCGGGGATCCTGGATACCGCTCTGGCCTCGAAGAAGGACGAATCATGATCAGGCACTACCTCAGGGACGACGACGTCTCCCCGGCCGAGCTGATCGCCCTACTCGACCTGGCGGACGCCTACAAGGCCGACCGGTACGGGTTCACACCCCTCGCGGGCAAGGCGGTTGCGGCCGTGTTCGAGAAGAACTCCACCCGTACCAGGTTGTCGTTCGAGGTGGGCATCAGCCAGCTCGGGGGTCAACCGGTGATCGTCGACGGCCGGACTTCGCAGCTCGGCCGGGAGGAAACCATCGAGGACACGTCCCGCGTGCTGTCGCGCTACGTCGACGCCGTCGCCATCCGGACGTTCGCGCAGCGGCGGATCAATGCCCTGGCCAGCGTTTCCACCGTCCCGGTGATCAACGCGCTGACCGATGAGTTCCACCCCTGCCAGGTGCTGGCCGACCTGCAGACCATCCGCGAGCGGTTCGGACGCCTGAAAGGTCTGACGCTGACCTACCTCGGGGACGGAGCCAACAACATGTCGCACTCGCTCATGCTGGGCGGCGCGAATGCCGGTCTGCACGTGCGGATCTCGTCCCCGGTCGGGTTCGACCCGCAGCAGGACGTCCTGCTGGCGGCCAAGGAACGCGCGGCGCTCACCGGCGGCACGATCGAGTTGATCACGGACCCGGGGGTCGCAGTCGCCGGGGCCGACGTCCTGGTGACCGACACCTGGACCTCGATGGGTCAGGAGAACGACGGACTCGATCGGGTGGGGCCCTTCCGCCCCTACCAGATCAACCGAGAACTGTTGAGCAGCGCCAACACCGGCTCGATCGTGCTCCACTGCCTCCCGGCGCACCGCGGCTGGGAGATCACCGACGAGGTGCTCGACGGACCGCACTCCGCCGTCTGGGACGAGGCCGAGAATCGTTTGCATGCGCAGAAGGCTCTGCTGGCATTCCTGGTCGGGCTGGCCGCGGCCGACGCCGCAGGCCACGCTGCCGCAGACCACGCCGCCGCGGTCTGACGAACCTGATGACGACCATCAACGTCCCGGCCACCAAGGCGGCCCGGCACGGCCGGATCACCGACCTGATCCGGGACAGCGCCATCCGCTCCCAGGGCGAGCTGATGGCGCTGCTGGAGTCCGAGGGGGTGCACACCACCCAGGCCACGCTGTCCAGGGATCTTGAGGAGCTCGGCGCGCTCAAGCTCCGGGGCGTCGACGGCGGAGCCCCCATCTACGTCATCCCCGAGGACGGCTCACCTCGTCCGATGGCCGGTGGAACCTCCCGCCTGGCCAGACTTTTCAGTGAACTGCTGCTCTCCTACGACACCTCCGGCAACCTGGTGGTGCTGCGTACCCCGCCCGGGGCGGCACAGTTCCTTGCGTCGGCGATCGACCGCGCGGCCCTGGTCGACGTCATCGGGACCATCGCCGGGGATGACACCATCCTGGTGGTGGCCAGAGCCGGCCTGTCCGGCGAGGAACTGGGCCAGCGGTTGGCGGCCTACTCGCAGAGCCATCCGGACTGACATCCTTGGCCCGGACCAACCGATGGACGACCGAATGACAGAGCGGACAGTGGGCAAGTGAGTTCAGAAGCACCCGTGGCACTCTGGGGCGGCCGATTCTCCGGCGGTCCGTCTCCGGAGATGGCCGCGCTGTCGAAGTCGACCCAGTTCGACTGGCGGCTGGCGCAGTACGACATCTCCGGGTCCAGGGCCCACGCCCGCGTGCTGCACCACGCCGGGCTGCTCACCGAGGCCGAGCTGGACGGCATGCTGTCCGCGCTGACGGTGCTCTCCGTCGACGTCGCCGACGGGTCGTTCACGCCGAACGAGGACGACGAAGACGTCCACACCGCACTCGAACGCGGGCTGCTCGACCGTGCGGGCAGCGAACTCGGGGGAAAGCTGCGGGCCGGCCGGTCCCGCAACGACCAGGTCGCCACGCTGTACCGGCTTTACCTGCGGGACGGTGCCCGCCGGGTGGTGCGACTGCTGCTGGACCTGCAGGAGGCATTCCTGCAGCAGGCCGACCGTCATGCCGGGGTGGCGATGCCCGGCCGCACGCACTTCCAGCACGCCCAACCGGTGCTGCTCGCGCACCACCTGGCGGCCCACGCGCAGGCCCTGGTGCGCGACATCGACCGCATCCGCGACTGGGATCGCCGGGCCTCGGTCTCCCCCTACGGCTCGGGGGCGTTGGCCGGGTCCTCCCTCGGCCTCGACCCGGAGGCGGTCGCGAAGGAACTCGGCCTCGACTCCGCCTCGGCGAACTCCATCGACGGCACCGCCTCCCGCGACTTCGCCGCCGAGCTGGCCTTCTGCTTCGCGATGATCGGCGTCGACCTGTCGCGCTGGGCCGAGGAGGTCGTCATCTTCACGACCGCAGAATTCGGCTACGCACGGCTGGACGACGCCTTCGCGACCGGATCCTCGATCATGCCGCAGAAGAAGAACCCGGACATCGCGGAGCTGACGCGCGGAAAGTCGGGTCGCCTGATCGGCAACCTGACCGGTCTGCTGGCCACCCTCAAGGGCCTTCCGCTGGCGTACAACCGGGACCTGCAGGAGGACAAGGAACCGCTGATCGACTCGCTCGAGCAGCTGGAGGTGCTGCTGCCGGCATTGACCGGACTCACCGCCACCCTGACGTTCGACGCCGAGCGTTTGACCTCGATGGCCGGCGCCGGTTTCTCGCTGGCCACCGACATCGCGGAGTGGCTGGTCAAGCAGGGTGTGCCGTTCCGCGTCGCGCACGAGGCGGCCGGCGAGTGCGTCTCCCTGGCCGAGGCCACGAACCGCGAGCTGGACGCGCTGACCGACGCAGAGTTCGCCGCCATCTCGCCCGAGCTCACCCCCGGGGTGCGGGCCGTGTTGACCGTCGAGGGGTCGATGGCCTCCCGGGACGGGGTGGGCGGGACGGCTCCGATCCGGGTCGCCGAGCAACTGGACGCCCTGCGGGCAGTGATCGCCGCGGACCGCGAATGGCTGGCGCGGCCCTGACCCCGCCCCCGCCGCCCGGCGCTGGGCCGGTCCCGGGTGCGGCGTGGATCAACTTCGCAGGCATGGGCGAAATTGACGACTTCTGTCCCACCTGCCCCAAAACTGCGAAGTTGATCCATGCAGCCCGGCTCACCGC is from Nakamurella sp. PAMC28650 and encodes:
- the argF gene encoding ornithine carbamoyltransferase → MIRHYLRDDDVSPAELIALLDLADAYKADRYGFTPLAGKAVAAVFEKNSTRTRLSFEVGISQLGGQPVIVDGRTSQLGREETIEDTSRVLSRYVDAVAIRTFAQRRINALASVSTVPVINALTDEFHPCQVLADLQTIRERFGRLKGLTLTYLGDGANNMSHSLMLGGANAGLHVRISSPVGFDPQQDVLLAAKERAALTGGTIELITDPGVAVAGADVLVTDTWTSMGQENDGLDRVGPFRPYQINRELLSSANTGSIVLHCLPAHRGWEITDEVLDGPHSAVWDEAENRLHAQKALLAFLVGLAAADAAGHAAADHAAAV
- a CDS encoding arginine repressor, yielding MTTINVPATKAARHGRITDLIRDSAIRSQGELMALLESEGVHTTQATLSRDLEELGALKLRGVDGGAPIYVIPEDGSPRPMAGGTSRLARLFSELLLSYDTSGNLVVLRTPPGAAQFLASAIDRAALVDVIGTIAGDDTILVVARAGLSGEELGQRLAAYSQSHPD
- the argH gene encoding argininosuccinate lyase; the protein is MAALSKSTQFDWRLAQYDISGSRAHARVLHHAGLLTEAELDGMLSALTVLSVDVADGSFTPNEDDEDVHTALERGLLDRAGSELGGKLRAGRSRNDQVATLYRLYLRDGARRVVRLLLDLQEAFLQQADRHAGVAMPGRTHFQHAQPVLLAHHLAAHAQALVRDIDRIRDWDRRASVSPYGSGALAGSSLGLDPEAVAKELGLDSASANSIDGTASRDFAAELAFCFAMIGVDLSRWAEEVVIFTTAEFGYARLDDAFATGSSIMPQKKNPDIAELTRGKSGRLIGNLTGLLATLKGLPLAYNRDLQEDKEPLIDSLEQLEVLLPALTGLTATLTFDAERLTSMAGAGFSLATDIAEWLVKQGVPFRVAHEAAGECVSLAEATNRELDALTDAEFAAISPELTPGVRAVLTVEGSMASRDGVGGTAPIRVAEQLDALRAVIAADREWLARP